Proteins encoded in a region of the Haloglomus salinum genome:
- a CDS encoding cytochrome P450: protein MGIRDIDPSELPGGPSLARAVELVPRLISDDPLTVGLYLREQYGHTVRIPPIHPSLDKEVYLVSHPDDLQYILQSNPSEFGGLDVPGSRDFSRVVRNSIVSLHEDSEEGSWTRRMRLVGPEFNENAVIPKAPEMVETTLATLAEFEGDDGGATAAAPETVPDAVQVMAPGHDGVRLLPAMQRLTLRLLGVSLFGPDIRAQETDIIESVDGLRDLFKQRQTRLVASYVGRRLPDELHLPGWLQDGLGADPYVELGSRQEQQIEAYVDQLVGAATAIVERRLRTPRAYDDALGAWLCRQDPVDGESLDPETLRQEVLGLLIAGHATVTAGMTWALYLLAARPEVQERIRVEARETELLAPHGEAACQVALGETPATEDGETFIASLPYTRRVWQETLRLYPSLPVFGRTAKTGTSVGGEDIDAGTHVLISPYVTHRSPEFWDDPDTFDPSRFEAGQVADRHELAYLPFSKGRHSCLGENIATTEATAALAAICSTYRVEFARPHGTDPDEFDPHEPPEVGLDSAINLQPDRDIHVRFSPVNPV from the coding sequence ATGGGCATCAGGGATATCGACCCCTCGGAGCTTCCGGGCGGCCCCTCGCTGGCTCGGGCCGTGGAGCTGGTTCCCCGGCTTATCAGCGACGACCCGCTGACCGTCGGGCTGTACCTCCGGGAGCAGTACGGACACACCGTCCGCATCCCGCCGATCCACCCATCACTCGACAAGGAGGTGTATCTGGTCTCGCACCCCGACGACCTCCAGTACATCCTCCAGTCGAACCCCTCGGAGTTCGGCGGGCTGGATGTCCCCGGTTCGCGGGACTTCAGCCGGGTCGTCCGCAACAGCATCGTCAGCCTCCACGAGGACAGCGAGGAGGGCTCCTGGACCCGACGGATGCGGCTTGTGGGCCCGGAGTTCAACGAGAACGCCGTCATTCCGAAGGCACCGGAGATGGTTGAGACGACACTCGCCACGCTGGCCGAGTTCGAGGGGGACGACGGCGGGGCGACGGCTGCCGCGCCGGAGACGGTGCCCGACGCCGTTCAGGTCATGGCTCCCGGCCACGACGGCGTCCGGCTGCTCCCGGCGATGCAGCGGCTCACCCTCCGGCTGCTCGGGGTGAGCCTGTTCGGACCCGACATCCGCGCCCAGGAGACAGACATCATCGAGTCGGTCGACGGCCTCCGGGACCTGTTCAAACAGCGGCAGACCCGGCTGGTGGCCAGCTACGTCGGCCGCCGACTCCCCGACGAACTCCATCTCCCCGGCTGGCTGCAGGACGGGCTCGGCGCGGACCCGTACGTGGAGCTGGGAAGTCGACAGGAGCAGCAGATCGAGGCGTACGTCGACCAGCTGGTCGGGGCCGCGACGGCCATCGTCGAGCGCCGACTCCGGACGCCGCGTGCCTACGACGACGCACTCGGGGCCTGGCTGTGCCGCCAGGACCCGGTCGACGGGGAGTCGCTGGACCCGGAGACGCTCCGCCAGGAGGTGCTGGGACTGCTCATCGCCGGCCACGCCACCGTCACCGCCGGGATGACGTGGGCACTCTACCTGCTTGCCGCCCGCCCCGAGGTACAAGAGCGCATCCGGGTGGAGGCCCGGGAGACGGAACTGCTGGCTCCCCATGGTGAGGCAGCCTGTCAGGTCGCGCTGGGCGAGACACCGGCGACCGAGGACGGCGAGACGTTCATCGCGTCGCTGCCGTACACCCGACGCGTCTGGCAGGAGACGCTCCGCCTCTACCCCTCGCTCCCCGTGTTCGGCCGGACCGCGAAGACCGGGACGAGCGTCGGCGGCGAGGATATCGACGCCGGGACGCACGTGCTCATCAGCCCGTACGTCACCCACCGCAGCCCGGAGTTCTGGGACGACCCTGACACGTTCGACCCGTCACGGTTCGAGGCCGGGCAGGTGGCCGACCGCCACGAACTCGCCTACCTCCCGTTCTCGAAGGGTCGCCACTCATGCCTCGGCGAGAACATCGCCACCACGGAGGCCACGGCCGCCCTCGCGGCCATCTGTTCGACCTACCGGGTCGAGTTCGCTCGCCCTCACGGCACCGACCCCGACGAGTTCGACCCCCACGAGCCACCCGAGGTCGGGCTGGATTCGGCCATCAACCTGCAGCCCGACCGCGATATCCACGTCCGGTTCAGCCCTGTGAACCCTGTCTGA
- the nuoL gene encoding NADH-quinone oxidoreductase subunit L yields MAAEGGIFTFAPAIAVLPFVSFLVALFFGDRMPKKGAFAGIAATAGSLLLSLVMLAQVASGHAYHMELYTWVGGEGVPFELTFGILLDQLSTLMLVIVSTIAFLVHIFSLGYMNDENETGLPRYYAELGLFTASMLAFVFSDNILMAFMFFELVGLCSYLLIGFWFRRSGPPSAAKKAFLVTRFGDYFFLIGVVGIFATFGTGMFGGPGVEESFPGLAEAAIAGNATVNTFFGLSPQAWFGVLGLLVLGGVMGKSAQFPFHTWLPDAMEGPTPVSALIHAATMVAAGVYLVARMYGFYALLPTVLAIIAFVGGFTALFAASMGVVKDEIKQVLAYSTISQYGYIMLGLGGGGYVAGVFHLTTHAFFKALLFLGAGSVIIAMHHNEDMWDMGGLKEKMPVTYYAFLSGSLALAGIVPFSGFWSKDEVLYETLVHGLGGSPLLLGAYAMGLLAVFFTGFYTFRMVLLTFHGEPRTDLAEDPEPVRWNVKVPLAILGVLAAVIGVINLVPVHKVVDSVPEFLHDWLYHGPEGLNGEHYATLLHDVAGYTANATFAGGELVSILVSAALSLGLALAGAGVALALYRGPEPEEHTEKLGSLKTLLYNNYYQDEYQVWLAQDLTEGTVAKNAKRFDDGVVDGLVNRVSDVSLVSGHFLRRIQTGIVSNYAALITLGLVVLLVAFGIAGGWFGGVFA; encoded by the coding sequence ATGGCTGCAGAAGGAGGAATATTCACGTTCGCGCCGGCCATCGCGGTGCTGCCGTTCGTATCGTTCCTGGTCGCCCTGTTCTTCGGTGACCGGATGCCGAAGAAGGGGGCGTTCGCCGGAATCGCGGCGACCGCCGGGTCGCTGCTGCTGTCGCTGGTCATGCTCGCGCAGGTCGCGAGCGGGCACGCCTACCACATGGAACTGTACACGTGGGTGGGCGGAGAGGGCGTGCCGTTCGAGCTGACGTTCGGCATCCTGCTCGACCAGCTCTCGACGCTGATGCTGGTCATCGTCTCGACCATCGCGTTCCTGGTCCACATCTTCTCGCTGGGCTACATGAACGACGAGAACGAGACCGGCCTGCCCCGCTACTACGCCGAGCTGGGCCTGTTCACGGCGAGCATGCTCGCCTTCGTCTTCTCGGACAACATCCTGATGGCGTTCATGTTCTTCGAGCTGGTGGGCCTCTGTTCGTACCTGCTCATCGGCTTCTGGTTCCGCCGCTCGGGCCCGCCGAGCGCGGCGAAGAAGGCGTTCCTGGTCACCCGCTTCGGTGACTACTTCTTCCTCATCGGCGTCGTCGGCATCTTCGCCACCTTCGGTACGGGGATGTTCGGCGGCCCGGGCGTCGAGGAGTCGTTCCCCGGCCTCGCCGAGGCCGCCATCGCCGGTAACGCGACGGTCAACACGTTCTTCGGCCTCTCACCGCAGGCGTGGTTCGGCGTCCTCGGGCTGCTCGTGCTGGGCGGCGTGATGGGCAAGTCCGCCCAGTTCCCGTTCCACACGTGGCTGCCGGACGCGATGGAGGGTCCGACCCCCGTCTCGGCGCTCATCCACGCGGCGACGATGGTCGCGGCCGGTGTCTACCTCGTCGCCCGGATGTACGGGTTCTACGCCCTGCTTCCGACCGTCCTCGCCATCATCGCCTTCGTCGGCGGCTTCACCGCGCTGTTCGCCGCCTCGATGGGCGTCGTCAAGGACGAGATCAAGCAGGTGCTTGCCTACTCCACCATCTCCCAGTACGGCTACATCATGCTCGGGCTGGGTGGCGGTGGCTACGTGGCCGGGGTCTTCCACCTGACCACACACGCGTTCTTCAAGGCGCTCCTGTTCCTCGGTGCCGGTTCGGTCATCATCGCGATGCACCACAACGAGGACATGTGGGACATGGGCGGCCTCAAAGAGAAGATGCCCGTGACCTACTACGCGTTCCTCTCGGGCAGCCTGGCACTGGCGGGCATCGTCCCGTTCTCCGGCTTCTGGTCGAAGGACGAGGTACTGTACGAGACGCTGGTCCACGGCCTCGGCGGGAGCCCGCTCCTGCTGGGCGCGTACGCCATGGGCCTGCTGGCCGTGTTCTTCACGGGCTTCTACACGTTCCGCATGGTCCTGCTGACGTTCCACGGCGAGCCGCGGACCGACCTCGCCGAGGACCCCGAGCCGGTTCGCTGGAACGTGAAGGTGCCCCTGGCGATTCTGGGGGTCCTCGCCGCGGTCATCGGCGTCATCAACCTCGTGCCGGTCCACAAGGTCGTGGACAGCGTGCCGGAGTTCCTCCACGACTGGCTCTACCACGGGCCGGAGGGACTCAACGGCGAGCACTACGCGACGCTGCTGCACGACGTCGCGGGGTACACCGCCAACGCCACGTTCGCGGGCGGTGAGCTCGTCTCCATCCTCGTCTCGGCAGCCCTCTCGCTGGGCCTGGCGCTGGCCGGTGCGGGCGTCGCGCTCGCGCTCTACCGCGGTCCCGAGCCCGAGGAACACACCGAGAAGCTCGGTTCACTCAAGACCTTGCTCTACAACAACTACTACCAGGACGAGTACCAAGTCTGGCTCGCGCAGGACCTCACCGAGGGGACCGTCGCGAAGAACGCCAAGCGGTTCGACGACGGGGTCGTCGACGGCCTCGTCAACCGCGTCTCCGACGTGAGTCTCGTCTCCGGGCACTTCCTGCGCCGTATCCAGACGGGCATCGTCTCCAACTACGCGGCGCTCATCACGCTCGGTCTCGTGGTGCTGCTGGTCGCCTTTGGCATCGCTGGCGGTTGGTTCGGGGGTGTCTTCGCATGA
- a CDS encoding complex I subunit 4 family protein — MMIEALIGLCLLGAVVVFFAPDEYAGKLAFGWSLLPLALSALMYLNFDGSGNALLGGSLAFEEQFTWITLGPYDLSWYMGLDGISMPLVVLSTLLTSLAIMSAWTPIAERQNQFYGLVLFLEASLIGVFGALDFFVWFVFWEAVLIPMYFLVGIWGGARRKYAAIKFFVYTNIASLVLFIGFFGLVFGLGDSINSLALPEIAQALRAGELGSLAGGLIGPEQLALLAFVAMFIGFGVKVPIVPFHTWLPDAHVEAPTPISVLLAGVLLKMGTYALLRFNFTMLPEVARNLAVPIAAIAVISVIYGALLALAQSDLKRVVAYSSVSSMGYVILGLVAYTSYGMGGATFQMVSHGLISGLMFACVGVIYNISHTREIGDMAGLAEKMPVTVGAFVAGAFAYAGLPLMAGFAAEFFIFVGSFQSTVIAGNGMAVMTGLAMFGIVIVAGYLLWAMQRSLFGPFEFDGDYEITKAARHDVVPLIVLIVVIIALGTFPNDLFFRMITDAVGPLVDGATAEAAIELGGGSP, encoded by the coding sequence ATGATGATCGAGGCCCTCATCGGGCTCTGCCTGCTGGGCGCAGTCGTCGTCTTCTTCGCGCCCGACGAGTACGCCGGGAAACTCGCGTTCGGCTGGTCACTCCTGCCACTGGCGCTCTCGGCGCTGATGTACCTCAACTTCGACGGGAGCGGCAACGCGCTGCTGGGTGGCTCGCTGGCGTTCGAGGAGCAGTTCACCTGGATAACGCTCGGCCCCTACGACCTCTCGTGGTACATGGGGCTGGACGGCATCAGCATGCCGCTGGTGGTCCTGTCGACGCTGCTGACCTCGCTGGCCATCATGTCGGCGTGGACGCCCATCGCCGAACGACAGAACCAGTTCTACGGGCTGGTCCTGTTCCTGGAGGCCAGTCTCATCGGCGTCTTCGGCGCGCTGGACTTCTTCGTCTGGTTCGTCTTCTGGGAGGCCGTCCTCATCCCGATGTACTTCCTCGTCGGCATCTGGGGCGGCGCCCGGCGCAAGTACGCCGCCATCAAGTTCTTCGTCTACACGAACATCGCCAGCCTCGTCCTGTTCATCGGGTTCTTCGGGCTGGTGTTCGGCCTGGGCGACAGCATCAACTCGCTGGCACTCCCCGAGATCGCGCAGGCGTTGCGGGCGGGTGAACTCGGCTCGCTCGCCGGTGGCCTCATCGGGCCGGAGCAGCTGGCCCTGCTCGCGTTCGTCGCGATGTTCATCGGGTTCGGCGTCAAGGTGCCCATCGTCCCGTTCCACACGTGGCTGCCGGACGCCCACGTCGAGGCTCCGACGCCCATCTCCGTGCTGCTGGCGGGCGTCCTCCTGAAGATGGGGACGTACGCGCTGCTGCGGTTCAACTTCACGATGCTGCCGGAGGTCGCGCGGAACCTCGCCGTGCCCATCGCGGCCATCGCGGTTATCAGCGTCATCTACGGCGCGCTGCTCGCGCTGGCCCAGTCCGACCTGAAGCGCGTCGTCGCGTACTCGTCGGTCTCCTCGATGGGATACGTCATCCTGGGGCTCGTCGCCTACACGAGCTACGGGATGGGCGGCGCGACGTTCCAGATGGTGAGCCACGGGCTCATCTCGGGCCTGATGTTCGCCTGCGTCGGCGTCATCTACAACATCTCGCACACGCGCGAGATCGGCGACATGGCGGGACTGGCCGAGAAGATGCCCGTCACCGTCGGCGCGTTCGTCGCCGGCGCGTTCGCCTACGCCGGCCTGCCGCTGATGGCCGGCTTCGCCGCGGAGTTCTTCATCTTCGTCGGCTCCTTCCAGTCCACCGTCATCGCCGGCAACGGCATGGCCGTGATGACCGGACTGGCGATGTTCGGTATCGTCATCGTCGCCGGCTACCTGCTGTGGGCGATGCAGCGCTCGCTGTTCGGCCCGTTCGAGTTCGACGGCGACTACGAGATCACGAAGGCGGCTCGACACGACGTCGTGCCGCTCATCGTACTCATCGTGGTCATCATCGCGCTCGGGACGTTCCCGAACGACCTGTTCTTCCGGATGATCACGGACGCGGTCGGCCCGCTCGTCGACGGCGCGACGGCTGAGGCCGCCATCGAACTCGGAGGTGGTTCCCCATGA
- a CDS encoding NADH-quinone oxidoreductase subunit N: protein MMPLQSTAIEPTWAALTPALVLAVFALLLFVLDSIDPDDSNSGLLAGTATVGSVSAMIVSGAFLLLGIGAGDGVSLYGGQLVVDSMALFFMFIATSVATLVCLASLDYLEGRQYQAEYYILVMLATTGMTLMAAANSLATIFVSLELLSLPSYALVAFLKNDKGSVEAGMKYFLVGALSSAVFAYGVSLVYGVTGSLLLEEIAAALQSAGALSGLGGVLGVGVLMVAGGFAFKTASVPFHFWAPEAYEGAPAPVSAFLSSASKAAGFVVLFRVFIVAFPIEAVAPAIDWVLLFQVLAVVTMTLGNFAAATQENVKRMLAYSSVGHAGYVLIGLAALTGAGNGEIVLGAGMIHLLVYGFMNTGAFLFVAMVEYWGVGRTFEDYNGLATKAPVACVAMTVFMFSLAGLPIGGGFLSKYYLLAGAVGAGVWWLALVAAVNSALSLFYYSRVVKAMWIEEPNGNLEGMDARGYPTGLYAAVVIAAVVTVLLLPAIGVFSGVAFDAASAVLQLGP from the coding sequence ATGATGCCCCTACAATCCACAGCCATCGAACCGACCTGGGCGGCGCTCACGCCGGCCCTGGTGCTGGCCGTGTTCGCGCTGCTCCTGTTCGTACTCGACAGCATCGACCCGGACGACTCGAACAGCGGCCTCCTCGCGGGCACGGCCACCGTCGGCAGCGTCTCGGCGATGATCGTCTCCGGAGCGTTCCTGCTGCTCGGCATCGGGGCCGGCGACGGGGTCTCGCTGTACGGCGGCCAGCTCGTCGTCGACTCCATGGCGCTGTTCTTCATGTTCATCGCCACCAGCGTCGCCACCCTGGTCTGTCTCGCGAGCCTCGACTATCTCGAGGGTCGGCAGTACCAGGCGGAGTACTACATCCTCGTGATGCTGGCGACGACCGGGATGACGCTGATGGCCGCGGCGAACTCGCTGGCCACGATCTTCGTCTCGCTGGAGCTGCTCTCGCTCCCCTCGTACGCGCTCGTGGCGTTCCTCAAGAACGACAAGGGCAGCGTCGAGGCGGGGATGAAGTACTTCCTCGTCGGGGCGCTCTCCTCGGCGGTGTTCGCCTACGGCGTCTCGCTGGTCTACGGCGTCACCGGCAGCCTGCTGCTGGAGGAGATCGCGGCGGCCCTGCAGAGCGCCGGTGCGCTCTCGGGGCTGGGCGGCGTCCTCGGCGTCGGCGTGCTGATGGTCGCCGGCGGCTTCGCGTTCAAGACCGCTTCCGTCCCGTTCCACTTCTGGGCGCCGGAGGCCTACGAGGGCGCACCTGCACCCGTCAGCGCGTTCCTCTCCTCGGCCTCGAAGGCGGCCGGTTTCGTGGTCCTCTTCCGCGTCTTCATCGTCGCGTTCCCCATCGAGGCGGTCGCGCCGGCCATCGACTGGGTGCTCCTGTTCCAGGTGCTCGCGGTCGTGACGATGACGCTGGGGAACTTCGCCGCCGCCACCCAGGAGAACGTCAAGCGGATGCTCGCCTACAGTTCGGTCGGGCATGCCGGCTACGTGCTCATCGGCCTCGCGGCACTCACGGGTGCCGGCAACGGCGAGATCGTTCTCGGCGCCGGGATGATCCACCTGCTCGTCTACGGCTTCATGAACACGGGTGCGTTCCTGTTCGTGGCCATGGTCGAGTACTGGGGCGTCGGCCGCACCTTCGAGGACTACAACGGCCTCGCGACGAAGGCACCGGTCGCCTGTGTCGCCATGACCGTCTTCATGTTCTCGCTGGCGGGGCTCCCTATCGGCGGGGGCTTCCTCTCGAAGTACTACCTGCTCGCCGGCGCGGTCGGCGCGGGCGTCTGGTGGCTCGCGCTCGTCGCGGCTGTCAACAGCGCGCTGAGCCTGTTCTACTACTCCCGCGTCGTCAAGGCGATGTGGATCGAGGAGCCCAACGGCAACCTCGAGGGGATGGACGCGCGTGGCTACCCGACGGGGCTGTACGCGGCCGTCGTCATCGCGGCCGTCGTGACGGTCCTGCTGCTCCCGGCCATCGGCGTCTTCTCCGGCGTCGCCTTCGACGCGGCGAGCGCCGTGCTGCAGCTCGGGCCCTGA
- a CDS encoding universal stress protein yields the protein MYDRILLSTDGTSASDEAESHAIDLAAAHDAVLHVLYVVDEDIVTAYSGDEYVDEAEGPEHGLEELGEETLTAIRGEADAAGVDVVEAMQHGRPAETIVEHADDTDADLIVLGTKRRPDEYRSLLGSVTDRVLRLATRPATVVKTEVSE from the coding sequence ATGTACGACCGGATTCTGCTTTCGACCGACGGGACGAGCGCCTCCGACGAGGCCGAATCGCACGCCATCGACCTCGCTGCGGCCCACGATGCGGTCCTCCACGTGCTCTACGTCGTCGACGAGGACATCGTAACCGCGTACAGCGGCGACGAGTACGTCGACGAGGCCGAGGGACCCGAACACGGGCTCGAGGAACTCGGCGAGGAGACCCTCACGGCGATCCGAGGTGAGGCGGATGCTGCCGGGGTCGACGTCGTCGAGGCGATGCAACACGGCCGACCCGCCGAGACGATAGTCGAGCATGCCGACGACACCGACGCGGACCTGATCGTCCTCGGCACGAAGCGGCGGCCGGACGAGTACCGGTCGCTCCTCGGGAGCGTGACCGACCGAGTCCTCCGGTTGGCGACCCGGCCGGCGACTGTCGTGAAGACCGAAGTCAGCGAGTGA